One Fulvia fulva chromosome 8, complete sequence DNA window includes the following coding sequences:
- a CDS encoding Isoepoxydon dehydrogenase patN, with product MYLGLDKKVVLVTGGTKGIGRSIVQSFLREGATVHFCSRTKADVEAAGEKYAKAFPDAKAIGSVVDVSSQNQIMSWVEGVAKESSRIDVVVANVSALSIGQDTLEFWNNAYATDMMGTYHLIQQALPHLEKTKGNIISINSVSGRDVDMAAPGAYGAMKAALTHYIAQLAHTLAPKGVRANSVSPGNIYIEDGVWGNVERNMPDLFKSQMSLNPMGRMGKPEEIADTVVFVASSKASFMSGSNVLVDGALCTGVQF from the exons ATGTATCTCGGCCTCGACAAGAAAGTCGTGCTCGTCACAG GCGGCACAAAGGGCATAGGCCGCTCCATAGTCCAATCCTTCCTCCGCGAAGGCGCAACAGTCCACTTCTGCTCCCGGACAAAAGCAGACGTCGAAGCCGCCGGGGAGAAATACGCCAAAGCCTTCCCGGACGCCAAAGCCATCGGCTCCGTCGTCGACGTCTCCAGCCAGAACCAGATCATGTCCTGGGTCGAGGGCGTGGCGAAGGAGAGTAGTAGGATTGATGTTGTGGTGGCGAATGTTAGTGCGTTGAGTATTGGGCAG GATACTCTGGAGTTCTGGAATAACGCGTATGCGACGGATATGATGGGGACGTATCATTTGATCCAGCAAGCTCTGCCGCATTTGGAGAAGACGAAGGGGAATATCATCAGTATCAACTCCGTTTCCGGTCGGGATGTAGACATGGCTGCGCCGGGAGCTTATGGTGCCATGAAGGCGGCGTTGACGCACTATATTGCTCAACTGGCACATACCTTGGCGCCAAAG GGCGTACGAGCCAACTCCGTCAGTCCGGGCAACATCTACATCGAAGACGGTGTCTGGGGTAATGTTGAGCGGAATATGCCGGATTTGTTTAAGAGTCAGATGAGCTTGAACCCGATGGGGAGGATGGGGAAGCCGGAGGAGATTGCGGATACGGTGGTGTTTGTGGCGAGTTCGAAGGCGAGTTTCATGAGTGGTTCGAATGTGCTTGTTGATGGGGCGCTGTGTACCGGTGTGCAGTTTTAG
- a CDS encoding DNA polymerase zeta processivity subunit translates to MADDAPTYRTFVTSFTDFLTVAVHTIIYERGIYPQTSFLSARKYNFAVRQSRHPKVCEWINDAVIAVENELLKSAVDRVAVVIYSKDNKPLERFMFDVSRFPIVPVAELDVPLQRLESDGSKASILPTVDMEEQFRATMSRLSNCATDLGKLPKGCTFTIAIELRGDGKAPVGHPQPWVPAEGKTRQDNETSKHHKQVTPVRSITAGDMVFETWIEELHNKEPALPSSIQSE, encoded by the coding sequence ATGGCAGACGACGCGCCGACCTACCGGACCTTTGTCACTAGCTTCACCGATTTCCTGACAGTGGCGGTTCACACCATCATTTACGAGCGTGGCATCTACCCACAGACATCTTTCTTATCAGCACGAAAGTACAACTTCGCCGTAAGACAGAGTCGCCACCCAAAGGTCTGCGAGTGGATCAATGATGCTGTGATTGCAGTCGAGAACGAGCTCTTGAAGAGTGCCGTGGACAGGGTGGCGGTTGTGATCTACAGCAAGGACAACAAGCCGCTGGAACGCTTCATGTTTGATGTGTCGCGCTTTCCAATCGTGCCAGTCGCCGAGCTAGATGTGCCATTGCAAAGGCTTGAGTCTGATGGCAGTAAAGCAAGCATTCTACCTACGGTTGATATGGAGGAACAATTCCGTGCCACCATGAGCAGGCTGTCAAATTGTGCCACTGACCTTGGAAAGCTGCCAAAGGGCTGTACGTTCACGATCGCCATCGAACTGAGAGGGGACGGGAAAGCACCGGTGGGTCATCCCCAGCCATGGGTGCCAGCCGAGGGTAAAACTAGGCAGGATAATGAAACAAGCAAGCACCACAAACAAGTCACACCCGTCAGATCGATCACAGCAGGCGACATGGTATTCGAGACTTGGATCGAGGAACTCCATAACAAGGAACCTGCGCTTCCCAGCAGTATACAGTCGGAGTGA
- a CDS encoding Importin subunit beta-5, translating to MSATMEEQLVRLLTETTSAQEGTRKSAESQLKEQYGNPDFPIGLVSVGAHNDVALDVRQAALLYLKTFVLATWSPQFDEFQGQLYADDGKKTQIRQRLLELAVSGRDERKIKSAASLVVSKIATADFPDEWPDLLPTVLNVVATGEDSQLHGALKVLSELVDDCFTEEQFFKVARDLVKAVYDAAINENRRPTIRALAVAVLRSCFDTLEMLMEDHKAAVKAFTEEALGGWVPFFLEILQKPLPADPATHQSSGDSNSSESYRGFVALKLQVVKALMRVRNIFPQTLSPHSPALFSATWQELLTLQSQYHTSYIEQDLQGRLEDADGLPYTLDFLVLEELDFMQACLRAPPVRKELEQQLQQSQSIAGSWITEVMKIAVAYAQITNEEEGLWDIDINVFLSEEVNVTANYTPRSACGDLVIKLGEWLNNVTVEGLLAYTRTLYAENAGWKAKEAALYLLNQLLGDFQDVERQIGSESANGYVDFIKHAILEEPVFLRARGYLVAGSLTRTSGDALQQVATSFMEASLQAISNDQSEIVKVSCIRAIQYYLAALPSSITLPRQPGIVAALSGFLNSQDLSDLTDSDDLLITLIETLRDVILLDPTTCLTGGGIDLLFTVASQGAANFQIAMLVTETFEEIASQISERGSDAYVQLATKVLPSLIGAFDMATLTEESDLANLAAEMLSVLAENGSKPLPQGFVNTVMPRLNRLLMGSDDDELLKSATCAVKHMLHHDPEQVFSFQNQEGKGGLEVVLIIVDRLLSSAVDDHGAAEVGGLAAELVEKAGSARLGPYLVQLLRAVATRLATATQAHFIQSLILVFARLSLISADEVVGFLADVQVGDQSGLQIVISKWLENSINFAGYDDIRQNIVALSKLYELHDPRIAQIQVKGDMIIPKSDRIMTRSRARQQPDQYTVVSAQLKIVKVLVEELLSASGAARSIDAAAAAELDDDEEEGGDWEDDSNDFLDLGTGMSKSQLMAYGAEDSAAYSRSRDDETQAYLLDFFRQQAQKPEFAGIFGALKPEEQEKLRNMESS from the exons ATGTCCGCCACCATGGAGGAGCAGCTAGTGCGTCTGCTTACTGAGACCACCTCCGCCCAGGAAGGAACCCGGAAGAGTGCCGAGTCGCAGCTCAAGGAGCAGTATGGCAATCCAGACTTCCCTATCGGCCTGGTCAGTGTTGGTGCGCACAACGACGTCGCGCTTGATGTCCGCCAGGCTGCGTTGCTGTACTTGAAGACATTTGTACTCGCCACTTGGTCACCACAATTTGACGAGTTCCAAGGACAGCTATACGCCGATGATGGAAAGAAAACACAGATCAGACAGCGCCTTCTCGAGCTGGCTGTGAGTGGCCGCGATGAGCGGAAGATCAAGAGTGCCGCCAGTCTGGTCGTCAGCAAGATAGCGACGGCAGACTTTCCGGACGAGTGGCCAGATCTGCTCCCAACAGTGCTCAACGTTGTGGCTACCGGGGAGGACTCGCAACTACATGGGGCTCTGAAAGTCCTTAGCGAGCTCGTCGACGACTGCTTTACCGAAGAGCAGTTCTTCAAAGTTGCGCGAGATTTGGTGAAGGCCGTCTACGATGCGGCTATCAACGAGAACAGGCGGCCGACGATCCGCGCCCTGGCTGTTGCCGTTTTGCGGTCCTGCTTCGACACTTTGGAAATGCTCATGGAAGACCACAAAGCCGCGGTCAAGGCTTTTACTGAGGAGGCTCTTGGAGGTTGGGTGCCGTTCTTTCTTGAGATCCTTCAGAAGCCACTTCCAGCAGATCCAGCGACTCATCAGTCTAGCGGCGACAGCAATTCCTCCGAGTCCTACAGGGGCTTTGTGGCACTCAAGCTCCAGGTCGTGAAGGCACTGATGCGTGTCCGCAACATCTTCCCGCAGACATTATCACCACATAGCCCAGCTCTTTTCTCGGCGACATGGCAAGAATTGCTTACTCTTCAATCGCAATACCACACTTCTTACATCGAGCAAGACTTGCAGGGACGGCTCGAAGATGCTGATGGTCTACCCTACACTTTGGACTTCCTCGTGCTGGAAGAGCTTGACTTTATGCAAGCCTGCCTTCGTGCTCCACCAGTTCGCAAGGAGTTGGAGCAGCAGTTACAGCAGTCACAGAGCATAGCAGGCTCCTGGATCACTGAGGTCATGAAGATTGCAGTAGCTTATGCACAGATCACAAACGAGGAAGAAGGGCTGTGGGACATTGATATCAACGTCTTCCTGTCCGAGGAGGTCAATGTAACCGCCAACTACACTCCACGATCTGCTTGTGGTGATCTCGTCATCAAACTCGGAGAGTGGCTAAACAATGTAACCGTCGAAGGACTACTTGCCTATACTCGCACCTTGTACGCTGAGAACGCAGGCTGGAAGGCTAAAGAGGCTGCGCTGTACCTGCTAAACCAGCTTCTTGGCGATTTTCAAGATGTGGAGAGGCAGATCGGATCAGAGTCAGCCAACGGATATGTGGACTTCATCAAACATGCCATCCTGGAAGAGCCTGTCTTTCTTCGCGCAAGAGGATATCTTGTTGCCGGTAGCTTGACACGAACGTCAGGCGATGCGCTGCAGCAAGTGGCGACCTCATTCATGGAGGCGTCCTTGCAAGCGATCTCCAACGATCAGTCTGAGATTGTCAAGGTGTCGTGCATTCGCGCTATTCAGTACTACCTCGCAGCTCTGCCTTCCAGCATCACTCTCCCAAGACAGCCGGGCATCGTCGCAGCACTGTCCGGATTCCTCAACTCCCAGGACCTCAGCGATCTTACCGACAGCGACGATCTGCTTATAACACTCATCGAGACGCTCCGGGATGTTATCCTATTGGACCCGACAACGTGCTTGACGGGCGGCGGTATCGACCTTTTGTTCACAGTAGCAAGTCAAGGCGCGGCCAACTTTCAAATCGCTATGCTGGTGACGGAGACTTTCGAGGAGATCGCAAGTCAAATATCCGAGAGAGGCAGCGACGCATATGTTCAGCTCGCTACGAAGGTGCTTCCGTCCCTTATCGGCGCATTCGACATGGCTACACTCACGGAGGAGAGTGATCTCGCAAATCTGGCTGCCGAAATGCTATCAGTGCTTGCGGAGAACGGCTCAAAACCACTTCCCCAAGGCTTCGTCAACACGGTAATGCCTCGGTTGAACAGGCTGTTGATGGGATCGGATGACGACGAACTATTGAAGAGCGCGACCTGTGCCGTGAAGCACATGCTACATCACGATCCGGAACAGGTATTCAGCTTCCAAAACCAAGAAGGCAAGGGAGGCCTCGAAGTTGTGCTCATCATCGTTGATCGACTATTGAGTTCAGCGGTCGATGACCACGGTGCCGCCGAGGTTGGAGGACTTGCAGCAGAGTTGGTAGAGAAGGCTGGCTCGGCAAG GCTCGGGCCATATCTTGTGCAGCTACTCCGAGCTGTAGCGACTCGCCTGGCTACCGCTACACAAGCACACTTTATTCAAAGTCTGATTTTGGTGTTTGCGCGCCTGTCGCTGATTTCCGCCGACGAAGTGGTTGGCTTCTTGGCAGATGTGCAAGTTGGAGATCAGAGCGGCCTCCAGATTGTCATATCGAAGTGGTTGGAGAACTCCATCAACTTCGCGGGCTACGATGACATCCGCCAAAA TATCGTGGCTCTCTCCAAACTATACGAGCTACATGATCCCAGGATCGCTCAGATCCAGGTCAAAGGGGACATGATCATTCCAAAGTCGGATCGCATCATGACTCGCTCTCGTGCGAGACAACAACCGGACCAATACACTGTGGTCTCGGCGCAGCTCAAGATCGTGAAGGTGCTCGTGGAGGAACTGCTTTCAGCGTCTGGAGCCGCACGCAGCATCGATGCAGCAGCCGCGGCAGAGCTGGATGATGACGAGGAAGAGGGTGGCGATTGGGAAGACGACTCAAATGACTTCCTTGACCTCGGCACTGGCATGAGCAAGTCTCAGCTCATGGCGTACGGAGCTGAGGATAGTGCGGCGTACTCTCGCAGCAGAGATGACGAGACGCAGGCATATCTGCTGGACTTCTTCAGACAGCAAGCGCAGAAGCCAGAGTTTGCAGGGATCTTTGGTGCCTTGAAACCAGAAGAGCAGGAGAAGTTGCGGAACATGGAAAGCTCGTAG
- a CDS encoding Sulfite reductase [NADPH] subunit beta: MGACTDGAFPADGVIRTRLRATHTRCLPRARDCNGERPENLPCLMSGGPSALWSALNDMYTFPDRPRLLATSDLSFVSGGHAVTSSTPSPRATMASIQTAGEAVARIAYLSSDAIVDVRSSLSTGSEFSKHLTSYASKEASSIICKATPEVIPTRHNADPLLSVHSLVRHGKLTSVTTDSGILVKSIPHLYKLAQHPVVLHVSLQPTGYPDYADITSVRNTGFAFIQSASLQEAQDLALTAHALALRSGRGVIHFFDASNSAQDRPIAPEQREVVSQLLPVDLARQYQALKSDDANIYVSEGRTTQRPSPGIELNSSSNAANVPTTNGTSGVTSPREPSTASNSSSERKGSSSGVSEAESATTVESEPRPVQSEDVDTICKSIWSDIKSQTGRQYSAFNYTGPANATNVLFLFGSDPGLFSAEFDAAASKDFFYNVGLITPVLYRPWLTERLIEALPRSVKRIAVLEQIKRKTTKWGPVFLDLLMSLKSSSDGPAPTIVGYQLGYIEGSTVTQALSGIFQNLTAQSPIQNLEIGAHDGPERQKELAAKQPALENAYMKILDQLFDQRLYIANALKSSNTGITDQIRASPEFGFGSLIARKEHRKRFVSEVQAAAKTRDFTTDAPQKWLSDWALVAEEKEKANKIAPEVVARLSNDGSPAAYKLLSSKGLFFKESQWLVGSDAWAYDLGNSGVHHVLASGENVNMLIVDSTPYSERAAADAARRKKDIGLYAMNFGNAYVASTAVYSSYTQVLQAMMEAEQFNGPSVVLAYLPYESENDNPIKVLQETKKAVDLGYWPLYRWDPQAENRNEENFKLDSERIKEELKEFLARDNKLTQLMRRHPQFHSNLSESYGSEVRKVQKRKAKGAYEALLEGLQGAPMTVLFASDGGNAENLAKRLANRGKARGLKTYAMAMDDYPIEDLGTEENVVFISSTAGQGEFPQNGRNFWEAVKNSTDIDLAGVNYTVFALGDSHYWPRKEDKHYYNKPGKDLYTRLATLGGKQIVDCGLGDDQDPDGYQTGYQEWEPKLWDALGVGNVEGLPEEPPPMTNEDIKIQSEYLRGTIVEGLEDPSTGAISAADQQLTKFHGTYMQDDRDLRDERKAQGLEPAYSFMIRCRLPGGVATPDQWVQMDDIAQSLGNETMKLTTRQTFQFHGVVKDKLKPAMQAINRALMTTIAACGDVNRNVMCSSLPEASKLHGQAHEAAKRISDWLLPSTSAYHEIWLKGMEGEKDYQVFGEAVKNFNGRLDDPEPMYGPVYLPRKFKITIAVPPHNDTDVYAHDIGLIAIKDDKGDLAGFNVLAGGGMGATHNMKKTYPQVGRMFGYVDKSKVHIVCEKIMLVQRDNGDRKNRKQARLKYTIDRMGVENFKDEVEKLLEYKFEEPRPFKFASNVDTFGWLKDETGNNHFTMFIENGRIEDTAEFPMKTGLRAIAKANKGEFRLTGNQHLILSNIKDADLPQMKELLKKYKLDNTNFSGLRLSSSACVAFPTCGLAMAESERYLPELVTKLEGTLEENGLGRESIVMRMTGCPNGCARPWLAEVAFVGKAFGAYNMYLGGGYHGNRLNKLYRSSIKEEEILEIMKPLLKRYALERKDGERFGDFVIRIGVIVATTDGQNFHDNTAEVEEDDE; encoded by the exons ATGGGGGCGTGCACAGATGGTGCATTTCCGGCCGATGGCGTGATCAGGACTCGTCTCCGTGCCACTCATACGCGCTGCTTACCTCGTGCACGTGACTGCAACGGCGAGCGGCCAGAAAATCTGCCATGTCTCATGTCTGGCGGGCCGAGTGCGCTCTGGAGTGCTTTGAATGACATGTACACATTTCCTGACCGTCCGCGCTTGCTTGCCACCAGTGACTTGTCTTTTGTTTCAGGCGGGCATGCAGTAACGTCCTCTACACCTTCCCCAAGAGCCACAATGGCTTCCATCCAAACAGCTGGCGAGGCAG TGGCCCGCATTGCCTACCTGTCTTCAGATGCCATTGTCGACGTTCGATCCTCCCTCTCCACCGGCAGCGAGTTCTCGAAACACCTCACTTCATACGCGAGCAAAGAGGCGTCGAGCATCATCTGCAAGGCCACGCCGGAGGTCATCCCAACACGCCATAATGCAGACCCATTGCTCAGTGTGCATAGCCTGGTTCGCCATGGCAAGCTCACGAGCGTTACCACAGACAGTGGCATACTCGTGAAGAGCATTCCACACTTATACAAACTTGCGCAGCACCCAGTCGTGCTCCATGTAAGCTTGCAGCCAACCGGCTACCCCGACTATGCCGATATTACGAGTGTCCGAAACACTGGCTTCGCCTTCATCCAGAGTGCATCGCTGCAGGAGGCACAAGATTTGGCATTGACAGCACACGCCTTGGCACTCCGAAGTGGCCGAGGTGTAATCCACTTCTTCGATGCATCGAACAGCGCGCAGGATAGACCCATTGCTCCAGAGCAGCGCGAAGTCGTGTCTCAGCTGTTGCCCGTTGATCTGGCACGGCAATACCAGGCGCTGAAGAGCGATGACGCGAACATATACGTGAGCGAGGGCCGGACAACACAAAGACCTTCCCCCGGAATCGAGCTCAACAGCAGCTCAAATGCCGCCAATGTGCCAACCACCAACGGCACATCTGGCGTCACAAGCCCGCGGGAACCTTCAACTGCCTCCAACTCCTCCTCAGAGCGAAAGGGCAGCAGCTCTGGCGTGTCGGAGGCGGAGTCGGCAACAACAGTAGAGTCTGAGCCAAGACCTGTGCAGTCTGAAGATGTTGACACTATCTGCAAGAGCATCTGGTCAGACATCAAATCGCAGACTGGGAGACAGTACAGCGCTTTCAACTACACCGGACCCGCGAACGCGACCAATGTACTTTTCCTTTTTGGCAGCGATCCAGGTCTTTTCAGCGCGGAATTCGATGCTGCTGCTTCCAAGGACTTCTTCTACAACGTTGGCCTAATAACACCTGTACTGTACAGACCTTGGCTCACAGAGCGCCTGATAGAAGCGCTGCCAAGGAGCGTCAAGCGGATTGCCGTTCTTGAGCAAATCAAGCGCAAGACTACCAAGTGGGGACCAGTCTTTCTTGACCTTCTCATGTCTCTGAAGTCCAGTTCTGATGGACCAGCTCCAACTATCGTTGGCTACCAGTTGGGATACATTGAGGGCTCAACTGTGACACAGGCACTTAGCGGCATTTTCCAGAATCTCACCGCACAATCTCCCATCCAGAACCTCGAAATCGGCGCACACGATGGTCCAGAGAGGCAGAAAGAGCTAGCGGCGAAGCAGCCTGCGCTGGAGAACGCATACATGAAGATTCTCGATCAGCTTTTTGATCAAAGACTCTACATTGCAAACGCGCTCAAGTCCAGCAACACCGGCATCACCGATCAGATTCGCGCAAGCCCGGAATTCGGCTTTGGCTCTTTGATCGCGAGAAAAGAGCACCGGAAGAGATTCGTATCAGAGGTGCAGGCCGCGGCCAAGACTCGAGACTTCACCACAGACGCGCCACAAAAGTGGTTGTCAGACTGGGCACTTGTTGCTGAAGAGAAGGAGAAGGCGAACAAGATCGCACCAGAAGTTGTGGCCAGACTTTCCAACGATGGCTCTCCAGCTGCGTACAAGCTACTCAGCTCGAAGGGCCTATTCTTCAAGGAGTCGCAGTGGCTTGTTGGTAGTGATGCATGGGCATACGATCTGGGCAACAGCGGTGTTCACCACGTCCTGGCCAGCGGCGAGAATGTCAACATGCTCATTGTCGATTCCACACCATACAGCGAGCGTGCTGCAGCCGATGCTGCTCGGAGAAAGAAGGACATTGGCCTTTACGCCATGAACTTCGGCAATGCGTATGTTGCAAGCACTGCGGTGTACAGCAGTTATACGCAGGTGCTGCAAGCCATGATGGAAGCCGAGCAGTTCAACGGACCATCTGTGGTGCTTGCTTACCTGCCCTACGAGTCCGAGAACGACAACCCGATCAAGGTTCTGCAAGAGACGAAGAAGGCTGTCGATCTTGGATACTGGCCACTGTACAGGTGGGATCCACAGGCTGAGAACCGCAACGAGGAGAATTTCAAGCTTGACTCAGAGCGTATCAAGGAAGAGCTGAAGGAGTTCCTGGCAAGAGACAACAAGCTCACCCAGCTGATGAGGAGACATCCACAATTCCACTCGAACCTCTCCGAGTCGTATGGCTCTGAAGTCCGAAAGGTGCAGAAGAGGAAGGCCAAGGGCGCCTACGAGGCACTTCTCGAGGGTCTTCAAGGCGCTCCGATGACTGTCCTCTTCGCTTCAGATGGTGGAAATGCCGAGAACCTTGCTAAGCGTCTTGCCAACCGCGGTAAGGCCCGTGGCCTCAAGACATACGCCATGGCAATGGACGACTACCCGATCGAGGATCTCGGCACCGAAGAGAACGTTGTCTTTATCTCATCCACAGCTGGTCAGGGTGAGTTTCCACAGAACGGTCGCAACTTCTGGGAAGCCGTGAAGAACTCTACCGACATCGACCTGGCTGGCGTCAACTACACTGTTTTTGCGCTCGGTGACTCGCACTACTGGCCGCGCAAGGAGGACAAGCACTACTACAACAAGCCTGGTAAGGATCTCTACACACGCCTCGCTACGCTCGGAGGAAAGCAGATCGTCGACTGCGGACTTGGTGACGATCAAGATCCAGACGGCTACCAAACTGGCTACCAGGAGTGGGAGCCTAAGCTCTGGGACGCTCTCGGTGTCGGCAATGTCGAGGGTCTTCCAGAAGAGCCACCGCCAATGACAAACGAAGACATCAAGATTCAGTCCGAGTACCTTCGTGGCACGATCGTCGAGGGTCTTGAGGATCCTTCCACTGGGGCTATCAGTGCAGCGGACCAGCAACTCACCAAGTTCCACGGCACGTACATGCAAGACGACCGCGACCTTCGTGACGAACGCAAGGCACAAGGTCTCGAGCCTGCCTACAGCTTCATGATTCGTTGCCGATTGCCAGGTGGTGTCGCTACGCCAGACCAATGGGTACAGATGGACGACATTGCACAGAGTCTTGGCAACGAGACTATGAAGCTGACTACAAGACAAACATTCCAGTTCCACGGTGTCGTCAAGGACAAGCTCAAGCCAGCCATGCAAGCCATCAACCGCGCTCTCATGACCACAATTGCTGCCTGCGGTGACGTGAACCGAAACGTGATGTGCTCATCACTTCCCGAGGCCAGCAAGCTCCACGGTCAAGCACACGAGGCTGCCAAGAGGATCTCCGACTGGCTCCTTCCAAGCACTTCCGCATATCACGAGATCTGGCTCAAGGGCATGGAGGGCGAGAAGGACTACCAGGTCTTCGGTGAAGCCGTCAAGAACTTCAACGGACGCCTAGACGACCCGGAGCCCATGTACGGCCCAGTCTACCTGCCACGAAAGTTCAAGATCACGATTGCTGTCCCACCTCACAACGACACTGATGTCTACGCTCACGACATCGGTCTTATCGCCATCAAGGACGACAAGGGCGACCTCGCCGGATTCAACGTTCTTGCTGGTGGTGGTATGGGTGCGACTCACAACATGAAGAAGACTTACCCACAAGTCGGTCGCATGTTCGGGTACGTCGACAAGTCCAAGGTCCACATTGTCTGCGAGAAGATTATGCTCGTACAGCGTGACAACGGAGACCGCAAGAACCGCAAGCAAGCTCGTCTGAAGTACACGATCGACCGCATGGGCGTGGAGAACTTCAAGGATGAGGTCGAGAAGCTTTTGGAGTACAAGTTCGAGGAGCCAAGACCATTCAAGTTCGCCAGCAACGTGGACACATTTGGCTGGCTCAAGGACGAAACGGGCAACAACCACTTCACCATGTTCATCGAGAATGGCCGCATTGAGGACACTGCTGAGTTCCCCATGAAGACTGGTCTGCGAGCAATCGCCAAGGCCAACAAGGGTGAATTCCGTCTCACTGGTAACCAGCATCTTATCCTTTCCAACATCAAGGATGCCGATCTTCCTCAGATGAAGGAGCTATTAAAGAAGTACAAGCTCGACAACACCAACTTCTCTGGTCTCCGATTGTCATCCTCCGCTTGCGTCGCTTTCCCTACCTGTGGTCTCGCCATGGCAGAGTCTGAGCGTTACCTTCCGGAACTTGTCACCAAGCTCGAGGGTACCCTTGAGGAGAACGGTCTTGGCCGGGAGAGTATTGTCATGCGTATGACTGGTTGCCCTAACGGTTGCGCACGACCATGGTTGGCTGAGGTCGCTTTCGTCGGCAAGGCGTTTGGTGCTTACAACATGTACTTGGGTGGTGGCTATCACGGCAACAGGCTGAACAAGCTGTACCGGTCATCGATCAAGGAGGAGGAGATCCTTGAGATCATGAAGCCTCTGCTCAAGAGGTATGCTTTGGAACGAAAGGATGGCGAGAGGTTTGGCGATTTTGTCATTCGGATCGGTGTGATTGTTGCGACGACTGATGGGCAGAACTTCCACGATAAC ACCGCAGAAGTCGAAGAAGATGACGAGTAG